A region from the Streptomyces sp. 3214.6 genome encodes:
- a CDS encoding anti-sigma factor has translation MSVLGLFRREDVHSLAAPYALDALDADERRRFEKHLKGCDRCSDEVRTLAEDAVRLAWSQAAPPPAAMRDRVLAAVQRTPQETSRAPVREHSPQLPPHVWGTQPPPKRSGGSSHAFSRGGAPRARRRLFAPLATATAAAALVVASLFAVQVGRTQDQLDAERAQSREIAHVLAAPDARASTGKDTRGRSIGVIASASEAQAVVTLSGYEGLPAGQVHQLWLMRPGAQPRSLGLFDGDTPLVATGLDKAATSLAVTVEPDGGSPQPTTKPVVQLTLKSVGFGE, from the coding sequence ATGAGTGTGCTCGGCCTGTTTCGCCGCGAGGATGTGCACTCGCTGGCCGCTCCCTACGCGCTCGACGCCCTCGACGCCGACGAGCGCCGCCGGTTCGAGAAGCACCTGAAGGGCTGCGACCGTTGCTCCGACGAGGTGCGGACACTGGCCGAGGACGCCGTCCGGCTCGCCTGGTCCCAGGCGGCGCCGCCGCCGGCCGCGATGCGTGACCGGGTGCTGGCCGCCGTCCAGAGAACCCCTCAGGAGACCTCGCGGGCGCCGGTGCGGGAGCACTCGCCCCAACTGCCCCCGCACGTCTGGGGCACGCAGCCGCCGCCCAAACGCTCCGGGGGTTCCTCCCACGCGTTCAGCCGTGGGGGAGCGCCTCGTGCGCGCCGTCGGCTCTTCGCGCCGCTCGCCACCGCCACCGCCGCCGCGGCCCTCGTCGTCGCCTCCCTTTTCGCCGTCCAGGTCGGCCGGACTCAGGACCAGTTGGACGCCGAGCGCGCCCAGTCACGTGAGATCGCCCACGTTCTCGCGGCTCCGGACGCGCGGGCGAGTACCGGCAAGGACACCCGGGGCCGCAGTATCGGAGTGATCGCCTCCGCTTCGGAGGCGCAGGCGGTCGTCACCTTGAGCGGATACGAGGGCCTGCCTGCCGGGCAGGTGCATCAGCTGTGGCTCATGCGCCCTGGCGCGCAACCGCGCTCCCTCGGGCTCTTCGACGGCGACACGCCCTTGGTCGCCACCGGTCTCGACAAGGCGGCGACGTCACTCGCTGTCACCGTCGAGCCCGACGGGGGATCGCCGCAGCCCACCACGAAGCCGGTTGTCCAACTCACCCTGAAATCGGTTGGATTCGGAGAGTGA